The Montipora capricornis isolate CH-2021 chromosome 3, ASM3666992v2, whole genome shotgun sequence genome includes the window TAACCAAAAGGTAGACAGGTAGACAAGTAAACTCATATCTCTGGTCTCTCCAAATAAAACGCAAATATTTGCAGTGTGGTCGAAAAATTGGCACACTGAAATAAGCATCCTTGAGATCAAGTGACACCATATAATCCCCaagggaaacaaaattcatagcCATCTgaatattttccattttgaaatggatcCTTTGCACAAACTGGTTCAAAGGTTTCAAATTGATTACTGGACGCAAATCACCAGTCTTCTTTGGTAccagaaaaatatttgaaataaattcATAGGGACAGGAAGAGACTTTCCTAATAGCCCCTTTAGTTAGGAGTTTGGTAATCTCCTCATCGATGAGTTGTTTTTCCCTTTCACTGAAAGGGGGTGGTCTAGGTAATACTGACTGAACAGGAAGGGAATCAAATTCCAAATGGTAACCTGAAACGGTCTCCAGGACCCAATGGTCACTGGTGATTTTGCGCCAGACGTcaaggttatgcaataaattaccCGCATAAGCATGAGACTCAGGAAAAATGTTTACCTGTTCATTCATGCCTTGTCTCTCAGCTCCTTGGAGGAGTGAGGAGGGTGGCTTCGCACTGCAGGTCTCCCTTCGGAGAAATGAGCTCTGTGACCTCTTGAACCTAAAAAAGGTTTTCGGCCACGCTGGGAGTACTTGAAATTGTTACTACTACTCTTATAATCAGAGGTTCGACGCACCAGGCTGGAACGAACCACGGTCTtctttgcaattttatttacctCCCCAATATCTTTAATGTGCTTGGGAAGTTCATCTCCAAAGAGAAAGGTCGTTACCGGACTCGATTTACTGCAAACAGACTGATAAGCCACTGCAATATCTGGTCTCAAAAATTCTCGTCTCTTTAAAGAGGCAAGAAAGGAGGCATGGCCCAAGAAGGTAATTGCATCACCTATGACCGGTAGAATCTCAGAAGGTTGtaacattttcctttcattctgAGCCACTAGGACAGAATCAAACAGCTGTACCAGTGGTTGAGCTGATTTAACTATGTTCTTCTGAACTTCCTGTATCCCGAGATCTTTAGACTTTGTATGTCTTGGCAGATCATGCCAAAGTTCAAGGTTCACCTTAGGGACACACAAGAACTTGCAATTTTGCGGAGTCTTGTATTTATCTTGTAACTCCTTAAACTTTGATTCCAATGGTTTTTTGGAACACGCATCGTTCACTCGCTGAGCAATAACATCAGCCACGTCAGAACCGAAGCTCTCCTTCTCCTCAAACACCGAGGGTAAAAACACGCTTGAGTCAAGCTGTTTTGTACTGTCGGCTCCCGATGTGGATGCCGAAGTTTGCTCAGTCGAAATAACCGCCGTTGGGTCAAAAACAGCGTCATGAGAAAAAACATGATCGACGTCCGATTTGGCTGCTGTATTTCCCGATTCGGGAAGAGAAGCGACACCACCGAGGCCAACAAGTTTCTCGTTTAAAGCATTCAAGGGCTGCATAATGTGGTCGATACCGAGCTGATCATTGAGCTCGTCGAtatcaaattcaaaatggtcATCCTGAGGAAACTCGTCTGAGGCATTAGCGACTTCGCTGTGGACAACGGTCGGGTCAACCGTTAAGGAGTCACCGGTTCGGTTATCCTGTAAAGAAATATTTCCCGTGGTAGAAGTCATGGTGTGAACTTTGCTCCACGTGGGCACTGGTTGATAATACAAGTAAAAACTCCAGCTCTCAAAATTTCCTCCAAAACTCTATAAACAGAGACAACCAAAATTAAACAGCGCAATAAAGGGCAACAGTCTAGAGATAAACCACAAATAAACACAAAGAGCGAATATAACCGCGACTCACTGACCTGAAAGCACGAAAGGAAGAACTGATTATTTGTGTCCTCTCCTGGGATTATATACCATCcagtaatttgcatttgaatgacTTTAAAGTGTGACCGCTGACCTGTTAGTTACTTAGGAGGTatgcataattatcccataatgccgAGCATGTCGAAAGAGAATCACAAAATATTTACATTAAATGagtaaaagataattaaaaatatagatatagatatactAAGATAACTGAAATGATTccttaaataaaaatgtctttttaaagttttaaaagATTCTAAGTTCGTTGCTTCGCGCGCGTACCGTGGCAGCTTATTCCAGCTTATTCCATattgttttcttagttttcgcACTTGGTCTTTCCAACAAACGACCATTGTCGTTGCGCCTCAAATTGTAGGACGAAGGCTGTTGAATACTAATTAAATCTGAAAGGTACTTAGGTGATAGGCCatgcaaaattttaaaagttaTCAAGAGTATCTTATAATGTATCCAGGAGCGtactggtaaccaatgtaattCTGCGAGTAGAGGTGTTGTATGACAGAACTTGTGCGCGCGATATATAAGTCTTGCACTCGCATTCATAACACGTTGCAATTTCATAGTCTGATATTCCCGGATTCCATATACaaggctattacaataatccaatCCACTACTGATAAAAGCATGAGCTAATTTCTCAGTTGATTCCCTGGATAAATATTTCCTAACATGATGTATATAGTATAAATGATAGAAAGCGCTGCTACAAGTCTTTGTAATGTGCGTTCCCATATCTAGATACGTATCGAACCATGTGCCTGAATTGCGCGCAGAGGCTACAGGAGAGACTTAAGTCTGCCCGATCTTGATGCTTTGGATTGAAACTTTTGAGAGCTGCTGACGAGTACCTGTAATCAGGAACTCAGTCTTGTCATCATTGAGAATCAGCTGATCGTCCCTCATCCATGCTCGGACATCGCAGATGCACTATTGCATGGCTGATACGGCTTCGACTTCACTGGAAGAGTCAGAGGGCTTAAATGACAAATATAActgtgtatcgtccgcataAGTATGAACGGAGGGCAGATAGTGTTTTGGAATCTGGAACAGCTTACTCACGTAGATGGTAAATAAAAGCGGGCCCAGGCACgacccttgaggaactccacacTTCAAATCAAACGGCTTTGAGAGAGTTCCGTTGATAGACACTTGCTGCGATCTGCCCTTAAGGTAACTcaagtattgcaaggatttaaatgttaaagtaattttctctccattcaaactgtgcaacatttttagtccaaaggatttcattccggattctctcaaatcacgtgttgtatacaaatttacttgtgcgggctgtggtgctcgctacgttggtgaaaccaacaggcatttctacacaagTGTAgatgagcaccttttccgggacaaaaattctcttattttcaagcatcttagtttttctaaaaattgtcacgataattgtgatgtttcttgcttcaaaattattgataatgctacttccttctatcaactcaaaatcaaggagagcttccatattgagcgggttgaaacccgaactcaacaaacaagttgatcatgtcagtttagcattacacctttaaacttttaccgttatgtcagttgtgttctctataatattgttggtttgtttgaattttacgtacttgtaacgaacatttaatctacaaagaatcattgtattgatagttatataaaTGTacgaattattttgtaaaaattttaatgttacacccCCTAGTCGGGGGtaatgaccactacactatcaggacaaccatgctgacAACATGGCTGATTTAGTGGTCAttacacccgactagtgatcagggggacgtgggttcaaatcccgctcaagGCAATTAcggttttccccagaagttgtccagtgttgagtttcccataactttctctcaatttctcctcaacttggactgtgaaacCATTTACGATCCTCCTGGGAGTGacacgttgttggctcaagggatctacttaactgactccttACATTAATTACcattgtccgcctgtgaatcacatgttgatccagcgttatcccatagaaaaactggcccattagggagcCCCACGtaaaatgccacacattaagtgataaatcagccatgttgccagcatggttgtcctgatagtgtagtggtcattacacccgactagtgatcagggggacgtgggttcaaatcccgctcagggcaattacggttttccccagaagttgtccagtgttgagtttcccgtaactttctctctctctctctctctctctctctctctctctctctctctctctctctgtacagtgaggtagggaggggatatattagcaactgattaccttaattacttaggatcaccagcctattcccgtttggatggcgattcatcaggcatttctgagaaatacaacagacaaggttaatttgggaacagaaatcagcacaactaagcaattaagtgaaaatgtggctcagccaggaattgaacctgggtctccagattaccggtcggatgctgagtggttaaggcatccgaccggtaatctggagacccaggttcaattcctggctgagccacattctcacttaattgcttagttgtgctgatttctgttcccaaattaaccttgtctatatatatatatatatatatatatatatatatatatatatatatatatatatatatatatatatacggaagaaaaaaacacataaactacaagttcatccctacaagcctgtttcgtggtcgcccactcatcaggggatttaatgagaataaactttaccatcgcttatatacaatatagtttgtctaatttatgcagtgtgaaattaagtttagttattgcgcaggagggctttgtttctgtggcggcaagaagacacgagttcattacttttgtttagtgttgatagttcgggtcggcagatgattaggaatttttctttgaggcagaggttacatctttatatataatatatatatatatatataatatatatatatatatatagcgcaagtagggggttccagttagctgctgagtgctcgatacgtgaagtagagcgaatataacgtttagaagaaagacaacttcacagcgtagcgacttcaagtttcatgtttagacaatcatcaggctacagatcttacatttgcattctaactcatttaaagaccattctaatactctaggggagcatgctattttaagttcgacaaaaggtatttgttcttgtgtctgcatttagaaattaactcgtttcttttgctcattaggtggcgcgtatctgcttttattatgtacaacttttctgtaaggcacaggtcgcatctctttgatccacatttgtatcgtgaggcgaaagactctattgcccagcgtagcgtgtaattgatgttattgtcctgcaagtcaagaccaacatcggaaaaaaattcatctaCCTGATCAAGAAACACTTCCACAAAGGCCACAAGCttcacaaaattctaaacacgaACACAATCAAGCTTAGCTACTGCTGCACAACCAACATGACAGGCATTATCAGGCAACACAATGCAAAAGTATTAAACGCCACGAAAACACCTAACGAAGCGCGGCTATGCAATTGCAGAAACAACCAATCATGCCCCTTAGACGGAAAATGTCTATCATCGTCTATAGTCTATAGAGCCGAAGTGACAAACGATAACAACACCAAGATCTACTACGGAGCGTCAGAGGGAGAATCTAAAACCCGATACAACAATCACACTAAATCCTTCAGGCATAAAAAGTACTGCagtgagacggagttatcgaggcatatctggagtctaaaggacaataacatcaattacacgctacgctgggcaatagagtctttcgcctcaccatacaaatgtggatcaaagagatgcgacctgtgccttacagaaaagttgtacataataaaagcagatacgcgccacctactgaacaaaagaaacgagttaatttctaaatgcagacacaagaacaaataccttttgtcgaacttaaaatagcacgctcccctagagtattagaatggtctttaaatgagttagaatgcaaatgtaagatctgtagcctgatgattgtctaaacatgaaacttgaagtcgctacgctgtgaagttgtctttcttctaaacgttatatatatatatatatatatatatatataactgcagacagtactgtttcggccttctgggcctcatcagtgcagtgctgatgtctgggatggaggttaagcttataaagccaccccaaatgtcccacacatgtggtacatctaagccatgccagagtgctcaaactagcgagctagtgagcatgcgcaattgctagcggcaatgactcatcccagtagagtgctcaatttgaacatgaaagcaaaagctttgtaatgccaaagagctatatctaactgcagacagtactgttttggccttctgggcctcatcagtgcagtgctgatgtctgggatggaggttaagcttataaagccaccccaaatgtcccacacatgtggtacatctaagccatgccagagtgctcaaactagcgagctagtgagcatgcgcaattgctagcggcaatgactcatcccagtagagtgctcaatttgaacatgaaagcaaaagctttgtaatgccaaagagctatatctaactgcagacagttcTGTTttggccttctgggcctcatcagtgcagtgctgatgtctaggatggaggtatatatatatatatagcaggTAGAATGTAAAATGCTGCGTCGCCAACGAAGAATGCCACTTGCGAGCAGGATCCAAAGAAGGATACACGATGCCTTGACTTCACGTggtgatgaaatgaaaaatggagtcaaaagcaaactactcacaggtccatgtttaatgtagagaacaaacgtttcgcccttcgggcttcctcagtgttcacaataagctaaaaactaagaaatacttggcaggaactgcgtcggtttcaagatcttatataTGTGAAGAAGTAACAGTaacgaaataaacagattgcttaattacacgaaatttacaaacaagcgcTAATGAGTAGGTGACAAAATAGGCCAGCTTATAGACAGAAAAACCACTTACACAATAATAGATGAAGTGAACAATATAGAGTTATTTATGGGAGCTAACCATCACAGTAAAAAATCAAAACGTATTATATCTAAAGTTATGAAGAATTtaatggaaaaaatgttttgggaaagataataaatgaaaatggctaaaaaatggctaaaaatgcatggctaaaaaataaaacttattggctaaacctaattctattcttagagttgaactctgatcgtttgttaaggccgtggggatgaagagtacacaactgggagcaccaaaaagcttcccttgtgagtaaacgcctatcaatgtgatcttcacattcattaacaattttttcgataacaatgaattcaaagtcagaCATCTGGTGTTCAACCCTATTGAAATGCACGGCTAATTCGCACGTAGTCTTGTTAGTaagcatagccgatttgtgattccgaaacctgaccttgaattcattggatgttgaacccacatactgaaccttacacttcttgcaagtggccaaataaatcaCGTTTTTAGATTTGCAACCAAGATGTTGCCTAATAGTGTAATAACGATCTGTACGAGCGCTGTAAAAAATCTTATCCTCCTTTAAAAAGTTCttacataaatcacattttttgctacatttaaaacaacctgTAGCAGAATGGTCGTTGTTAGTATAATTAGATCCCTTGGGTCCCTAGGAGCTCTTTGATGGTTTTGGCCCTTCTATAAGATGGAATGATTGACCCTTTGGGAAAAATCTGTGCTAATGTCGGTGAATCATAAATTAAATGGCTATACGACTTAATGATTTTACCAATGTTGGGCAAATGAGGGTTAAAATTAACCACAAGGGGAAAAATAACCTTTTTCTCTCGTTCTTTAGGTGAAAGAAGGTCCTCCCTGGGTGTATCTTTGGCCTTATCAAATTGTGTTTTAACTTTAGAAGGGTGGTAACCACGATCTACTAGATAATTCTGATATTCCTTGCTACGTTCTTCAAACTTTTCAATTGTGGAACAATTTCTGCGAACTCTTGTAGCAACTCCGAACGGGATAGCCCTGGTACAATGAGATGGATGGGCACTGTTACGCAATAAGTAGATGTGATGGTCGGTAGGTTTGGAATAGATATCAGTCTGAATAAACCCATCAACTAAAAGGAGGGTGAGATCCAAAACATTGAGTGAAATTTCTGATGATACCATGGTAAATTTGATGGTGGGGTACAATGAATTAATGAATTCGGTAAAATCCTTCAGCTTGGTGGTACCCTGATGTCGTCTCGATATCTCCACCATAATATAGGTTTGGTCTCCCCAGCTTTGGCCTTTTGATCGATAATTCCAATTGCCAAATCAGCGTAACTACACGCGTTCTTAGGGCCCATTGCGGTGCCATGAGTTTGCAAAAATTGTTGATCCTGAAAGTGGGAATTGTTGTGCTCTAAGCAGATCTTCACAGCTTCAACGATACATTCAGTTGACGGAATTTGGAATTCTCGTGAATTAAGAGCATTTGTGACAGCTTTTATTCCCAGATTGTTGTCAATATTGGGGAACATTGACACAACGTCCCAGGAAACAAGAAGGGTACCTTCGGGGAATGGTCCAGTCTTGTTGAGATCTTCAATTTTTTGCAGTAAGTGGGTAGTATCTTTGACAAATGAAGGCAGTTTTTGGGCTAATGGCTTGAGATAAAATTCGGTAAATGCAGAAAGGTTTTCAATTGCTGTCCCACGACAAGAAGTAATTAACCTAAGCGGGTTCCCTTCCTTGTGCGTCTTAATAGTCCCAAAGGCTTTGCCCGGTTTGGCTTTGTTATTAACAACCCAATTAGCAATATTTTGGTCGATTTGCCCTTTCTGTAGCCATTTGTTACTCCACTCTAAAATGGTATTAGCATAGTTGGCACTAGGATCGGAATCAAGTTTTTTATAGTGGAGTGGGTTTTCCAACTGGCCAAGCATTTTAGATGAATATTCTGTTTTATCCAGAATAACAAATTTGGAGCCCTTGTCTTAAATTTTAATAGCTTGCTCATCTAGGTTTTTAAGTCGAGAGAAAGCCCTTCTCTCACCTACAGAAAGATTGTCATGGACAGTAGAAACGTTTGTGGGATCGAATAGCTCTTTCTTGACCGATTCAAAAAACAACTCAACTTCTGGAAATTTGGAAACAGGGGCTTTCCATGACGAGACTTTTTAACTGTAGGGAAGACAGGCTTCCTTTCTTTTACAGTCGGACCATTATTAATATCACGATTATTGAAGAAAAACGAGGCTGAATAGAATTAGGTTTAGCcaataagttttattttttagccatgcatttttagccattttttagccattttcatttattatctttcccaaaacattttttccatcaaattcttcataactttagatataatactttttaattttttactgtgaTGGTGAGCTCCCATAATTAACTCTATATTGTTCACTTCATCTACTATTGCGTAAGCGGTTTTTCTGTCTATAAGCTGGCCTATTTTGTCACCTACTCATTAgcgcttgtttgtaaatttcgtgtaattaagcaatctgtttatttcgtcactgtcacttcttcacatatataagatcttgaaaccgactcagttcctgccaagtattttttagtttttagcttattgtgaacactgaggaagcccgaagggcgaaacgtttgttctctacattaaacatggacctgtgagtagtttgcttttgactcaatttttcattcaacctatacatatatatatatatatatatatatatatatatattgtaggGAAGACAGGCTTCCTTTCTTTTACAGTCGGACCATTATTAATATCACGATTATTGAAGAAAAACGAGGCTGAATAGAATTAGGTTTAGCcaataagttttattttttagccatgcatttttagccattttttagccattttcatttattatctttcccaaaacattttttccattaaattcttcataactttagatataatactttttaattttttactgtgaTAGTTAGCTCCCATAATTAACTCTATATTGTTCACTTCATCTACTATTGTGTAAGTGGTTTTTCTGTCTATAAGCTGGCCTATTTTGTCACCTACTCATTAgcgcttgtttgtaaatttcgtgtaattaagcaatctgtttatttcgtcaATGTGACTTCTTCACAtatataagatcttgaaaccgactcagttcctgccaagtattttttagtttttagcttattgtgaacactgaggaagcccgaagggcgaaacgtttgttctctacattaaacatggacctgtgagtagtttgcttttgaccccatttttcattcaacctatatatatatatgtatgtatgtatgtatatatatatagatatgaACGGGATTGTCTTAGGAAAGCACGTGAGGCGCCCGTCATTCATCGGACAAAATCATAGAGCCTCTGGGAATTAAAAAAAGGCGCGAACTAAGGTCATTATGTAATCCTTACAATGTAACTTCTGTTTATTATTTTACAGTAGTTTATATTCTGTATATTCATGTTTTTCCTAATAAACCTGATGAAGACTGGTATTGGCCAGTAGAAATATTGTATACCTCAGCCTTTTTCACATTGTTTGATCAATCTTTGCAGAAGTCTTTTTGACTTTAATTCTATGAAAGAAATATTCAGCTTCAATTCCGAGCGCGCGAATGTCAAAAAAAATGCCGTTGTAAAACAACATTCGATGAGCTGAGCTGCGTCAAAGGAGGCGGGACCCAAGGCGAGACCCAAGGCGGGTCAGGGGTGTGGTAAATGAGTGTCCGTCGATTGGCTCACAAAATCGAGCCCAGGTCTACCGGTGTCGATCGCCCAGGATTAAACGTAAGCCGCCATCTTTGAATAACCGAGGTCACATATGTTTGCCtgctaaagacaaaagaaaaagaactaattTGAATGTGTTCACGACTTATCTTGAAGATCGCAGGGGAAAAAGAGAGACAACCTACATCTACCGAACCTTGGAATGATTCGTTGTATCACAGGCGACCCAGACGTTGTTTGTGATTTACATACGTGACAGTATTACTTTACGTTTTGAGCCATTTACTAGAGAATGTATGGAACGAATCGAAAATTGCTCTAAATTCAACTTGTAGTAaaggatttaaataaaagaaacttactttagtctgctcttgtgttattttgaagtctttgtgGCAGCTGAGGCGTTCTAAAGCCATTTTGACGATTTAAACTTTTCCAGGTTTGCTCTCCATTAAA containing:
- the LOC138041785 gene encoding uncharacterized protein, translated to MTSTTGNISLQDNRTGDSLTVDPTVVHSEVANASDEFPQDDHFEFDIDELNDQLGIDHIMQPLNALNEKLVGLGGVASLPESGNTAAKSDVDHVFSHDAVFDPTAVISTEQTSASTSGADSTKQLDSSVFLPSVFEEKESFGSDVADVIAQRVNDACSKKPLESKFKELQDKYKTPQNCKFLCVPKVNLELWHDLPRHTKSKDLGIQEVQKNIVKSAQPLVQLFDSVLVAQNERKMLQPSEILPVIGDAITFLGHASFLASLKRREFLRPDIAVAYQSVCSKSSPVTTFLFGDELPKHIKDIGEVNKIAKKTVVRSSLVRRTSDYKSSSNNFKYSQRGRKPFLGSRGHRAHFSEGRPAVRSHPPHSSKELRDKA